The following proteins are encoded in a genomic region of Candidatus Hydrogenedentota bacterium:
- a CDS encoding Gfo/Idh/MocA family oxidoreductase yields MSTMNRRSFMSRTAVAGAAALGAVRTARAQAANEKLNIAVVGVGGMGGSNLRNVAGENIAALCDVDEVYAAKAFAAFPDAKQYKDYREMLAKESDLDAVVIATPDHTHAIIAAACMRAKKHVYCQKPLTHNVYEARRLAEIAKETGVVTQMGIQGHSGEGIRLVREWIQAGVIGEVREVHAWCSLTYYPWGHAGWSSPLGARPTDTPPVPETLDWNLWLGPAPERPYHPCYHPATWRSWIDFGSGMMGDRGAHTFDPIFWALDLGQPTTVEGNATDLNPETHAIACLVRYEFPARGSMPPVTLTWYDGLRPPRPRELAQEDVMGNTEGGSLFVGSEGMLTCGVYGEEPRLLPNSRMKDFKAPAPSIPRVKGSHEDDWIQAIKSGGKAGADFAYSGPLTEVCQLGNVAKTMNAKLVWDAEKMEFPNMPEANQYVKRTYRDGWEL; encoded by the coding sequence ATGTCGACCATGAATCGCCGGAGTTTTATGTCGCGTACGGCCGTTGCGGGAGCGGCTGCGCTGGGAGCCGTGCGCACGGCGCGTGCGCAGGCGGCAAACGAGAAATTGAATATTGCCGTGGTCGGTGTCGGCGGCATGGGCGGCTCGAATTTGCGCAATGTTGCCGGCGAAAACATCGCGGCGTTGTGCGACGTGGACGAAGTCTACGCGGCGAAGGCATTCGCGGCGTTCCCGGATGCGAAGCAATACAAGGACTATCGCGAGATGCTCGCGAAGGAAAGCGATCTCGATGCGGTGGTCATCGCGACGCCGGATCACACGCATGCAATCATCGCGGCGGCATGCATGCGCGCCAAGAAGCACGTCTATTGCCAGAAACCGCTGACGCACAATGTGTACGAAGCGCGGCGGTTGGCGGAAATTGCCAAAGAGACGGGCGTCGTCACGCAAATGGGCATCCAAGGGCATTCGGGCGAGGGCATTCGGCTGGTGCGCGAATGGATTCAGGCGGGCGTCATCGGCGAAGTGCGCGAAGTGCATGCGTGGTGCAGCCTGACGTATTACCCCTGGGGACATGCGGGGTGGAGTTCTCCGCTCGGCGCGCGGCCCACGGACACGCCGCCGGTGCCCGAAACGCTGGATTGGAATCTGTGGCTCGGCCCAGCGCCGGAGCGGCCGTATCATCCCTGTTATCACCCCGCCACGTGGCGGAGCTGGATCGATTTTGGCAGCGGCATGATGGGCGATCGCGGCGCGCACACGTTCGACCCGATCTTTTGGGCGCTGGATTTGGGCCAGCCCACGACGGTGGAAGGAAACGCGACCGACCTTAATCCAGAGACGCACGCAATCGCGTGCCTCGTGCGGTACGAGTTCCCCGCGCGCGGTTCGATGCCGCCGGTAACATTGACGTGGTACGACGGGCTGCGGCCTCCGCGCCCGCGCGAGTTGGCCCAGGAAGACGTGATGGGCAACACCGAAGGCGGGTCGTTGTTCGTCGGGTCCGAGGGGATGCTGACGTGCGGCGTGTATGGCGAAGAGCCTCGCCTGTTGCCGAATTCACGCATGAAAGATTTCAAAGCGCCCGCGCCGAGCATTCCGCGTGTGAAGGGATCTCATGAGGATGACTGGATTCAGGCCATCAAGAGCGGCGGGAAGGCCGGAGCCGATTTTGCGTATTCAGGCCCACTCACCGAGGTGTGCCAGCTCGGCAACGTCGCGAAAACCATGAACGCCAAGCTCGTGTGGGACGCGGAAAAGATGGAGTTCCCGAACATGCCCGAAGCGAACCAGTACGTGAAGAGGACCTACCGGGACGGGTGGGAGCTGTAG
- a CDS encoding GNAT family N-acetyltransferase: MALHFELFADAGAFLEAVGPTLYAFEPHNNLALGLAESMVKNGTPDDALLIAGTEQGEVRVAAVRSRPLNHINLIIGRTGRMTEDDVVALARWVRREAPGLAGVMGEPGAAATFAREWTGSLELGADRQVRILALDRVEYDGHDKGTVRTATESEAESVFDWLRGFRADIGMPVTDETELRESYGPRIAAGEVYFLELDEPVCMAARVRSTKNCDIIGGVYTPAAFRCQGHATALVARMSRLFLGRGKTRCALFTDKHNPTSNAIYERIGYREVMQAVEYTLPVE, translated from the coding sequence ATGGCACTTCATTTCGAGCTTTTTGCCGACGCGGGGGCATTTCTGGAGGCGGTTGGGCCGACCCTCTATGCGTTTGAGCCGCACAACAATCTGGCGTTGGGCCTTGCCGAGAGCATGGTCAAGAACGGTACGCCGGATGACGCCTTGCTGATAGCGGGTACGGAGCAGGGGGAGGTGCGCGTCGCAGCGGTACGGTCGCGTCCGCTTAATCATATCAATCTGATCATTGGACGCACGGGCCGTATGACCGAGGATGACGTGGTCGCTTTGGCGCGCTGGGTGCGTCGTGAAGCGCCGGGACTGGCGGGCGTGATGGGAGAGCCGGGGGCCGCGGCGACTTTCGCGCGCGAGTGGACCGGCAGTTTGGAGCTTGGCGCGGATCGTCAGGTCCGGATTCTGGCATTGGACCGGGTGGAATACGACGGGCACGACAAAGGCACTGTACGGACTGCGACGGAGTCCGAGGCGGAGTCTGTTTTCGATTGGCTCCGTGGGTTTCGCGCAGACATCGGAATGCCCGTCACGGATGAGACAGAGTTGCGCGAGTCGTACGGTCCGCGCATCGCCGCAGGCGAAGTGTATTTCCTCGAGTTGGACGAGCCCGTGTGTATGGCGGCGCGCGTACGCTCTACGAAGAACTGCGACATCATCGGCGGCGTATATACGCCCGCTGCGTTCCGATGTCAGGGACACGCTACAGCGCTGGTGGCGCGGATGAGCCGGTTGTTTTTGGGCCGGGGCAAGACGCGGTGCGCGTTGTTTACGGACAAGCACAATCCTACGTCGAATGCTATCTACGAGCGCATTGGTTACCGGGAAGTCATGCAGGCGGTGGAGTACACGCTGCCTGTCGAATAG
- a CDS encoding ATP-binding protein, which yields MVLVDRHGLRERILRFLDQFPVVLLLGPRQCGKTTLAREIAQLQNATYFDLEDPQCPLQQESASLMLRDSTGLVVIDEFQRMPRLFELLRVLADRRPLPARFLILGSVSPDLVKGASETLAGRVAYVPMGGFDLQEAGAAQWRTLWNRGAFPDSFLARDDDQSFEWRQNFIQSFLERDMPQLDIRAPAATLRRFWIMLAHLHGQTLNVSELARSMDVTHLMVRRYLDTLTGAFMIRQLQPWYENVGKRLVKAPKIYLRDTGLLHALLGLRNAEQAMANPRLGFSWEGFALEEVIRRLNADRDAFFYKAHGGTEVDLFLLREGKRLGFECKWQDAPRATKSMHTALEDLKLDKLFVVYPGNHRYPLETRIEALPLPQIAPNTINE from the coding sequence ATGGTACTTGTTGATCGCCATGGACTGAGGGAACGCATCCTGCGCTTTCTGGACCAGTTTCCTGTCGTCCTTCTGCTTGGGCCACGCCAGTGTGGCAAGACCACGCTTGCCCGCGAGATTGCGCAACTACAGAACGCGACGTACTTTGACCTTGAAGATCCACAATGCCCTCTTCAGCAAGAGTCCGCGAGCCTTATGCTTCGAGATTCTACCGGCCTCGTGGTAATAGACGAATTCCAGCGTATGCCCCGTTTGTTCGAGCTGCTTCGGGTTCTTGCCGACCGCCGGCCCCTGCCCGCTCGATTTCTGATTCTCGGAAGCGTTTCTCCTGACCTCGTGAAGGGGGCCTCCGAGACTCTCGCGGGACGAGTGGCCTATGTTCCCATGGGTGGTTTCGACCTTCAGGAAGCGGGTGCAGCCCAATGGCGCACGCTCTGGAACCGGGGAGCCTTTCCGGACTCATTCCTGGCGCGAGACGATGACCAGAGCTTTGAATGGAGACAGAACTTCATTCAATCGTTTCTGGAGCGCGACATGCCGCAACTGGACATTCGCGCCCCTGCCGCGACCTTGCGCCGCTTCTGGATTATGCTGGCCCACCTTCATGGTCAGACATTAAATGTCTCTGAACTTGCCCGCTCGATGGACGTCACTCACCTGATGGTACGCCGCTATCTCGATACGCTCACGGGGGCATTCATGATTCGCCAACTGCAGCCCTGGTACGAAAATGTTGGGAAGCGACTCGTGAAGGCCCCAAAGATTTACCTACGAGACACCGGGCTTTTGCACGCATTGCTCGGGCTACGCAATGCAGAACAAGCCATGGCGAATCCTCGTCTCGGATTTTCGTGGGAAGGATTTGCCCTCGAAGAAGTCATCAGACGTCTAAACGCCGACCGCGATGCGTTCTTCTACAAGGCGCATGGGGGTACGGAAGTGGATTTATTTCTACTGCGTGAAGGCAAGCGACTTGGCTTCGAGTGCAAATGGCAGGACGCGCCACGAGCAACCAAGTCGATGCACACAGCACTCGAAGACCTCAAGCTCGACAAGCTCTTCGTAGTCTATCCGGGTAACCACCGCTACCCGCTGGAGACGAGAATCGAAGCGCTTCCCCTCCCCCAGATTGCCCCCAATACTATCAACGAATAG
- a CDS encoding GDSL family lipase — protein sequence MHYLRNVSIVALVFLAGACATLKPAAPPKTAEKPDTCVPVPREEGWMKRHNSFNERVKQGNVDLIFIGDSITQGWEGKGKATWDKYYGKRNAVNLGIGGDRTQHVLWRLENGNIDGISPKLAVLMIGTNNVSRNKPVEIVQGITEIVDLLRAKLPKTKILVLGVFPRGETPGYLRDQVAQINVRIARLAELPRVEYLNINSVLTQPDNTLSKDIMPDFVHLSEKGYELWAQAIEKKVSKALHDKPIK from the coding sequence ATGCACTATCTTCGCAATGTCAGCATCGTCGCACTTGTGTTTTTGGCTGGCGCGTGCGCCACGCTAAAACCTGCCGCGCCGCCCAAGACCGCCGAGAAGCCCGATACCTGCGTGCCCGTGCCGCGCGAAGAGGGTTGGATGAAGCGGCACAACTCCTTCAACGAACGCGTGAAACAGGGTAACGTCGATCTGATCTTCATTGGCGACAGCATCACGCAGGGTTGGGAAGGCAAAGGCAAAGCCACTTGGGACAAGTACTACGGAAAGCGCAACGCCGTGAACCTCGGCATTGGCGGCGACCGCACCCAGCACGTTCTGTGGCGTCTCGAAAACGGCAACATTGACGGCATCTCGCCAAAGCTCGCCGTCCTGATGATCGGCACCAACAACGTGTCGCGCAACAAACCCGTGGAGATTGTCCAGGGTATCACGGAAATCGTCGACCTGCTGCGCGCAAAGCTGCCGAAGACGAAGATCCTCGTGCTCGGCGTGTTTCCGCGCGGCGAAACGCCTGGGTACCTCCGTGATCAAGTGGCACAAATCAACGTGCGCATCGCACGGCTCGCCGAGCTGCCGCGCGTCGAATACTTGAACATCAACTCGGTTCTGACGCAGCCCGACAATACCCTCTCCAAGGACATCATGCCCGACTTCGTGCATCTCTCGGAGAAGGGGTACGAACTGTGGGCGCAAGCCATCGAGAAGAAGGTGTCGAAGGCCCTTCACGACAAACCCATCAAGTAA